The following coding sequences are from one Gadus morhua chromosome 10, gadMor3.0, whole genome shotgun sequence window:
- the rpl39 gene encoding large ribosomal subunit protein eL39, translated as MSSHKTFKIKRFLAKKQKQNRPIPQWIRMKTGNKIRYNSKRRHWRRTKLGL; from the exons ATG TCGTCCCACAAGACGTTCAAGATCAAGCGCTTCCTTGCTaagaagcagaagcagaacAGGCCGATCCCTCAGTGGATCCGAATGAAGACTGGGAATAAGATCAG GTACAATTCCAAGAGGAGACACTGGAGGAGGACAAAGCTTGGCCTGTAA